A genomic segment from Corythoichthys intestinalis isolate RoL2023-P3 chromosome 2, ASM3026506v1, whole genome shotgun sequence encodes:
- the LOC130908418 gene encoding uncharacterized protein LOC130908418 produces the protein MAELPEDRLSTDPPFTNVGLDVFGPWSVTVRKTRGANADAKRWAVIFTCMSTRAIHIEVIESMDTSSFINALRRFFAIRGGAKLLRSDCGTNFVSACKELQIDKLGCHNDKIGTFLKDSACKWQFNPPHASHMAGSWERMIGVTRKILNAMLLEHPYGKLTHEVLVTLLAEVTAIVNARPLTAVSTDPENPVILTPAMLLTQKVGTPPIPPGQFQTSDLFKAQWKRVQYLANVFWSRWQKEYIAGLQVRRKWKIKKPNLQMGDVVLMRESLEHRNNWPLGLITKSFPSEDGNVRKVEVKICRNGENRFYIRPIREVVLLLSKGSM, from the coding sequence ATGGCTGAACTTCCTGAGGACAGGCTGTCCACGGACCCTCCTTTCACAAATGTAGGCCTTGATGTGTTCGGTCCCTGGTCCGTTACAGTGAGAAAAACGCGTGGTGCTAATGCAGATGCTAAAAGATGGGCAGTCATATTCACCTGCATGAGTACACGTGCAATTCATATTGAAGTGATTGAGTCAATGGACACATCGTCGTTCATTAATGCACTGCGTCGTTTCTTTGCCATCCGAGGTGGTGCCAAACTCTTGAGATCTGATTGTGGGACAAATTTTGTGAGTGCCTGCAAAGAGCTCCAAATAGACAAACTAGgctgtcacaatgacaaaataggCACATTCTTGAAAGACAGTGCGTGCAAATGGCAGTTTAATCCTCCACATGCATCCCATATGGCTGGTTCCTGGGAACGCATGATCGGCGTCACCCGAAAAATCCTCAATGCAATGCTCCTTGAACATCCATATGGGAAGCTCACACATGAAGTACTCGTGACATTGTTAGCTGAAGTTACCGCAATTGTAAATGCCCGTCCGCTAACAGCCGTTTCTACAGATCCCGAAAACCCAGTCATTCTTACTCCTGCGATGCTACTCACGCAAAAGGTTGGCACACCACCGATTCCACCAGGGCAGTTTCAGACCAGTGACCTATTCAAAGCCCAATGGAAGCGCGTGCAGTacttagctaatgttttctggagtcgttggcagaaagaatacatcgcaggcttgcaggttcgtcgcaagtggaaaataaaaaagccgAACCTTCAAATGGGCGACGTTGTTTTAATGAGGGAGTCTCTGGAACATAGGAATAATTGGCCACTCGGACTGATCACAAAATCTTTCCCAAGTGAGGACGGTAATGTCAGAAAAGTTGAGGTTAAGATTTGCCGAAACGGCGAGAATAGGTTTTACATTCGCCCAATTCGTGAAGTTGTGCTTTTGCTGTCTAAGGGTAGCATGTAA